One window of the Pelodiscus sinensis isolate JC-2024 unplaced genomic scaffold, ASM4963464v1 ctg195, whole genome shotgun sequence genome contains the following:
- the LOC142823524 gene encoding LOW QUALITY PROTEIN: HLA class II histocompatibility antigen, DM beta chain-like (The sequence of the model RefSeq protein was modified relative to this genomic sequence to represent the inferred CDS: inserted 1 base in 1 codon) has translation MTPVCALGAECVGGVIVPVSALLAVCGGGLTALVPSPPVCCLPPTDGFMMHLATQCPVAANGSVVSFDFCFVFNKNPLVCYSEHERLFLPWDMGLLQDQAIDIAAAINQDARWRQRMAAGRQACQSRSQALWGVTGQRRTPPHVRIVSTSLANPAGSVHLTCHVWGFYPANVAVSWLLNGAPLNPPTSSPIPVLANGDWTYQTHVSLLATPRPDDTYTCYVQHPSLPQPRQEEWRRGLSPGLAGKVIAAGVVLXPGLVLLIAGLVCWRWAPAPGYLPLTGHNYHGGST, from the exons atgaccccagtctgtgccctaggggctgagtgtgtggggggggttataGTTCCAGTTTCTGCCCtactggctgtgtgtggggggggtctaaCAGCCCTGGTCCCGTCCCCACCcgtctgctgcctcccccccacagatGGGTTCATGATGCACTTGGCCACCCAGTGCCCCGTGGCCGCCAACGGCTCCGTGGTCTCGTTCGACTTCTGCTTCGTGTTCAACAAGAACCCGCTGGTCTGCTACAGCGAGCACGagcgtctcttcctgccctgggacATGGGGCTGCTCCAGGACCAGGCCATCGACATTGCAGCCGCCATCAACCAGGACGCCCGCTGGCGCCAGCGCATGGCCGCCGGGCGCCAGGCCTGCCAGAGCCGGAGCCAGGCGCTGTGGGGCGTCACCGGACAGCGCCGCA cgcccccccACGTGCGCATTGTGTCCACGTCCCTGGCGAACCCGGCCGGCTCCGTGCACCTGACCTGCCACGTGTGGGGCTTCTACCCAGCCAACGTGGCCGTCTCGTGGCTGCTCAACGGggcccccctgaacccccccacatccagccccaTCCCCGTGCTGGCCAACGGCGACTGGACCTACCAGACCCACGTCAGCCTCCTCGCCACCCCCCGGCCCGACGACACCTACACCTGCTACGTGCagcaccccagcctgccccagccacgCCAGGAGGAGTGGA GGCGGGGCCTGTCGCCGGGGCTGGCGGGGAAGGTGATCGCGGCCGGCGTGGTCC GGCCTGGCCTGGTTCTCCTCATCGCCGGCCTGGTCTGCTGGCGCTGGGCACCCGCCCcgg gttaTTTGCCCCTCACAGGGCACAACTATCACGGAG GCAGCACCTAG
- the LOC142823522 gene encoding uncharacterized protein LOC142823522 has protein sequence HPSVCSPLSVSPSVHLLHPSVCSPLSVCSIRPSAPLCLSLHPSICSPLSVSPSVRLLPSVRLSIRPSAPLCPSLHPSVCSPLSVCSPLSVSPSVRLLPSVCLSICPSAPLCPSLHPSVCSPLSVSPSVRLLPSVCLSLCPSAPLCPSAPLCPSAPLCPSLHPSVCSPLSVSPSVRLSIRPSAPLCPSLHPSVCSPLSVCFPLSVSPSVRLLPSVRLSIRPSAPLCPSLPLSVSPSVRLLPSVCLSIRPSAPLCPSLHPSVCSPLSVSPSVRLLPSVCLSICPSAPLCPSLHPSVCSPLSVCSPLSVSPSVRLLPSVRLSIRPSAPLCPSLHPSVCSPLSVSPSVRLLPSVRLSLCPSAPLCPSLHLSVCSPLSISSSVCLLPSVRLLPPHLSLSVCPSSFTASLAVFT, from the coding sequence CATCCGTCCGTCTGCTCCCCTCTGTCCGTCTCTCCATCCGTCCATCTGCTCCATCCGTCCGTCTGCTCCCCTCTGTCCGTCTGCTCCATCCGTCCGTCTGctcccctctgtctgtctctccatcCGTCCATCTGctcccctctgtctgtctctccatccgtccgtctgctcccctctgtccgtctctccatccgtccgtctgctcccctctgtccgtctctccatccgtccgtctgctcccctctgtccgtctgctcccctctgtccgtctctccatccgtccgtctgctcccctctgtctgtctctccatctgtccgtctgctcccctctgtccgtctctccatccgtccgtctgctcccctctgtccgtctctccatccgtccgtctgctcccctctgtctgtctctccctctgTCCGTCTGCTCCCCTCTGTCCGTCTGCTCCCCTCTGTCCGTCTGCTCCCCTCTGTCCGTCTCTCCATCCGTCCGTCTGCTCCCCTCTGTCCGTCTCTCCCTCTGTCCGTCTCTCCATCCGTCCGTCTGCTCCCCTCTGTCCGTCTCTCCATCCGTCCGTCTGCTCCCCTCTGTCCGTCTGCTTCCCTCTGTCCGTCTCTCCATCCGTCCGTCTGCTCCCCTCTGTCCGTCTCTCCATCCGTCCGTCTGCTCCCCTCTGTCCGTCTCTCCCTCTGTCCGTCTCTCCATCCGTCCGTCTGctcccctctgtctgtctctccatccgtccgtctgctcccctctgtccgtctctccatccgtccgtctgctcccctctgtccgtctctccatccgtccgtctgctcccctctgtctgtctctccatcTGTCCGTCTGCTCCCCTCTGTCCGTCTCTCCATCCGTCCGTCTGCTCCCCTCTGTCCGTCTGCTCCCCTCTGTCCGTCTCTCCATCCGTCCGTCTGCTCCCCTCTGTCCGTCTCTCCATCCGTCCGTCTGCTCCCCTCTGTCCGTCTCTCCATCCGTCCGTCTGCTCCCCTCTTTCCGTCTCTCCATCCGTCCGTCTGCTCCCCTCTGTCCGTCTCTCCCTCTGTCCGTCTGCTCCCCTCTGTCCGTCTCTCCATCTGTCCGTCTGCTCCCCTCTGTCCATCTCTTCATCCGTCTGTCTGCTCCCCTCTGTCCGTCTGCTCCCACCacatctgtctctgtctgtctgtcctagTTCGTTCACAGCCTCTCTCGCTGTGTTTACC